In Pieris rapae chromosome 10, ilPieRapa1.1, whole genome shotgun sequence, the genomic window ataattttaattttatgtccACAATTGAGGCATTTAGTGAGGAGGCAGATACCTACGATCCCTAATCTTTTGCTACAACAGATTAAGAAaacgtatttgatataatgatataacttCTTTCATTGGTATAATTTGTTATCTGTATGCATACAagtcaacaaaaaaatttcaCGTACTCTCGTATATCAAAGACAAAAATAGAGATTTTAAGGGAACTATTAATAACtctttaaacaaaacttttcatAAACAAAGATATTGATAAGCATTATACCTACCTATGTTTATTATACCTAGATTTGATTTCTGTTGCTCTGCAGCACCACAGTAATCTAATCAaacaattaatagtaatttatattgttaatgaAACCGCCAACATTCCTGGGCATCGCTCTCAGCGCCATGCAGCGGTGTAAGCTGTAAACTATGCGTTCATTAGCCGACACGTTCTGACCACAATTCATTGCAAATTGAAGATAGCGTCTGTTTTGTTGTCACATTGCtattaattaaacagtatTTGCGTACGGAAAAAGAGTAAGGATTTGGTATGACACGAGAGAACCTTGATACGACAAAGTGatacttatattttgtttagtaaaAGGAAGTTGTATTAAACAGCTTTCGAACTTTCGAACTTAAGACCTTTAGAACTAagaaattgaaacaaaaattactaTGAAATAACAAAGAGAAATCAGACtacaaatatgtatctatttcgCAATAGTGAGAAAGAAGCAGATCGTAACTAGAAGAGTGATTTAGAAAGAGTACGAAGTATAAGAAAAAATTGAGAATTTTTGTGATTCGGACACAGGCGCCTCTAGTCAGTTTAGACTCGGTAATTACAGTAGCGTTATCACAATCGTCACGacaattatatctatttatcgTGACGTCACATAGATAATGATAACTCACGATAACGCACAATATATCCGTATTTTTGGGGTTTACGTATCATCAACGGTGGTCTGGGGTACCCGGTGGCTGCCCGCGACTGGGCCGTGTGGTATTCGAGACCTCTGCTGATCCTGAAGGGGCCCgttttttatctaattttttagCTAtcttgattgattgatttaattaatcgaTTAGCGGTAACAGTCCTAATATCGATAAGGTTTTCTAATTATTGACGCCTTAAACGATTATTGTGCACTTTGAAGAGGACATGATATTACTTGGATTCGTTTGCGTGTACCAAAAACAGcaaattaaaaccaatttatCTTTAGTTATTGAATGTATTACTTAGAAGCAACGTTCCTTTTGTAATTCTCTTTAGTAAATACTcgcaatatttacaattcaaGAAGTAATTACCTCAATACTTCTTGAGTTTAAAGGTACGGATAACCACAAAACGCAATATAGAACCTTTCTTGTCGTTCTTTTGTTATCAACTTcacaataattcataattcGTCATAAGAACCTGTTGAAAAGATACCTTTACATATGAAGAGTACTTGAAACACTTAAAGAGATACTCGAATCGAGTGTCGGGGCGTGAGGGTAGTCACAGTTTGTATACGATTTTCAGTTATAATTGTGTTTACAAAATTCCGTATACTGCATGTGAGATTTAGTCAATAAGTTGAAATTTCggggaaaaattatttattaccattCCCTATGCTCTGTTGAAAATGTCATGATATATTGCCTTTATGCAGTTACATTAGTGAGtttcatgttttaaatatctcTTTTTCTATcgattttgactgtaattgtttaatattatagaaatcttatttaaaatctgtttGCCTTATAAAATGGTGAAAAGTGAATACGAGTTTCACCACTGTGAgttaaatgtactaaaatataagtaagtgTACGCATAACTGGTCATCTTGAGAAGTCGGTGTTGGTCGTGATGGCCAGGTACTGGTTCGAGACCGATACCGTCTTTAGAAGAAACCCTGGGTCTTATCTCTGTAACTACATTGAGCttatagcttttttattttattcttcgacaggttataatttcattaccTACGTGATGCACTTTGAACAAGCATTAAAGGTGTATTTAAACGGATTAACCTAATGTATACTAACATTaccaacaaattaaattggaATCTAATTATTATGGGGTCATGCTGCTGATATCAAATCTATTTTCATCTTGCAAAAGAgcaatctataatataaaatgtagggaatctctgagagataaattcaaggaaattaatatactatatataccctcgcaatatatttatgaaaatattacgtATGTATACAGAAATAGTGATAAGTTTACTAGAATAGATCATACACACAATgttaatactcggaacaaacacaggatgcaatttccccgtactagactatctaaAATTAGTACCAAACTATTTTtaggaaaagggatactcttctttaataacatCCCAGAgactcttttatctctgcctttaattaatttaagaaatgtataacAGAAAAGCTTACTATAAATTTAACGATTATCTAGtcgataaaagggcctgggactagtgctgggcaggctacttctagttaatttgctatatttgttttaaaataagtggtGTTTgatgatttagttttttaaaagagtatcgagagttttttacgccggctttttctctcggcctttACCCTGTGTTTtatttgccgatgagtaggggtGCCTataggttcaaatttaatgacgtggaataagtgatacctgtctatgTCATGttccataatttttttaataaaaatcgctATGCATCGTTGAAGAAGTCATAAATAGTTGTCGATTTGTAGTTACGTCAGTTGAGCATGTTTAaacataactttatatttctGATCTATCATATGTTCTGCACAATTGAACCTAAGATATCTTACTCTACCTATCTATTACGTATCATACCAACCATCGTATCATGCCTACAAGCACCATATTCAACAGGATATTTTCCCAAATTCTCTTCGTCTTTGCTCACTAAGGGGCACTGGTTTATAGTACTTCCAGTCACAACATTCATAGATTTATTCTAGAATTATGAAGCCATGACTTCTATTAAAAGAATGTTACTTAGCGGTTAAGCGTGAGACTTTAAATCCTGATCTTGCGTTTGAACCTTGACTATACACGTTctaattttcctttttattgaTCATAAGGTGCTGCAACGCTTTTCCTCATTTTTAAGATATAGTCCTTATTTATGGCTTTTAAGGTTCTTATAAAACACGCGATTTCTAGTATttcttatatgtatgtatgtttagCTATAAATCCGTTACACTCAAACCTACAAGACAACCTACCATATTTTAAGCGGGTATGaagtatttaacaaattgtttAGGGAgcaattctataaaaaagcagCGAACCGTTTTCAATTTGGAAACGCAATTTTCCAATATAATTTTCTCCTCGTTAGTCGGGAgttcaatttaaaactaacaGCTTTAGCCAACATGCGATGAACTAtgcaaaaatgttttgtttctaaattaaaaataatttcaacacCGAATAAAACTGTCAACGTCATAGAACTTTATTGCACACAATAACACAGTTAAACAAAacgtgaaaataatattttcacccAATCCAACTCGTAGTTATTTCAACGTCTTTTAAATCTTTACATTAGTAACCAGCAATGCATTACAATGGTGCGAGATATTCTAGGTTTAATTTTGAGGCAGCTTTTATAAAGATAGTTCGTACTATTAGTAGCCTGCGGCGTCTCCAGCATCGCTGTTCCAAAGTTGCATTTAAAGCTGTGATTAAGCAAGTCTGAAATCTAACTAAGAGAGAAGAgggcttaaatttaaattcaagtaTATAGTTGTAGGATTTTTGCTGGGTTACAAGAATGAGGACGGTGTTGCCAGAAAGCATACCTTCGTATCtcttgaattattaataagaatcTCCTTTTAGCGTGTTGTTTTAGGGAAATTCGTGTGGGTATATTAAAGATTTCAACTTTgcttaaataatgtaaaatgtttttgatggAAGCCTTCGTCATAAAACAGTGAagtttcagaaatatttataatacatttcttgTTTGAtgagtttctttaaattaaaattgaaatttaaatgtaaaattaaaaataataataataaataaaatttaaatttaaatgtcactaagcatttttaatttttttaaaagtattatgttatttgttttgaataaaggagctaatgttattttaaggtAAATTATGGTTAAGGTTAGTTATGTGTGTTTTGCTTCATCAGGTAATATTAgcaaaattaagtaataaaagccTGTTGTTTTGATTCATAGTTACagcttaaatttttaatttaatgttaagtaGTAATATTGGCACATTCAGTAACTGGctcttttaaactaaatagatGTGATAAGTGAGCATTGCCAGCATCTCTAGACTTTtcgtaaactttaaattttcatttctagCAACCCTAAAAGCTCGCATGCGCTAAAAAGCGCGCGCCCGATCGATACCCGTGGTGGGATATTAGTCCGCGCCGCGCCGGGCCACCGCGAGCCCGCGTCGCGGCCATGAACGCGCGAGCTCTATTCATCGCGCTGTCAGCACTCCTCCTAGCATCTATTGGAAATGCCGAAAAAAGCAAGTTCTGTAAGTAACCTTTCGCTCATGTCACTTACTTTCGTTTATTTAACTTAGATATACATACCGGCGTCCGCAAAGCGCCCCCTAGCGGCGACCGCTTAAGAATACTCTGAAGAATTCGCGGTTATTACGCTTAATGGGACTCCATTTTGCGACATAGCCTATCTGGATTATAAGTGATTACTTCAGTTAAAGTTATAATGAGCCTGAACAATGCTTACACGTTATTTACAGGTTGGTCTCAGTAAAACATTGAAAGTAAGCGCGAAATGTAAGgatttgcaatttttaatcTGAAAGATCCTGAAGATTaagataaacatttaataatatcaatgaTTTTTCATAAACCACGTGACATGACAACAATCTATGGTATCCGTATACCGCATatgtattagtaaaataattcctATATTGCCTCacttaatatacaatacaatacaataatactgtAAAAGTTCTTAATTAAAGAACAAAATGCGGTAATGGATAGTTGGTTAATATTCCGTAAATAGGTCAGCTAGGAGCCTAGTACGGAGCTCTGTGTCTTACGTACGTCTAAGAAGTGTGTCAAGCATGCTGAAGATGTTGGCTTGTAATTGGATTTCTGTTACATTTTCCACTTTATGATATGTCCACTTCCATTTTTAATTGGACTTTTAGTTTTCTCTTATTTCTACTCCCTTATTTTTTAACCATGCAATttccatatatattttatatagtttgcGAGTAAGATAAAATTTCGCTTTTATCAGACATTAAACCAACACCAGGTCAAAAGCAGATTAAATCgcaatatttagtaatttattgataacaaTGTCAACCTTTAACACTTGTTGATTACACGCTAAAGTATTTATTGATCTTCTGCCAACCTTCAGACAGTTTGTTTGCAATCTTATCAACTGGTCCCGGCCCTCCGCAGTGCCTTGGAGGTCCAGCCATCAGAATAGTCTCCCCCGGAACaagctttaataatttattcatattgatGTTCACACCTGTTGAAGAACTCGAACCTACAATATGTTTATTcgttagtataaatatatctaggaagaagattaaattaattcctaTTATTTGGTTATACTCTGTCTGAAACGTCTGAAAAACCTACACCGGAATTCTGTGATTTTCGTGTTTTTGctcttaaaatatactttttaatttataatatataagtaacagttttcatataatttaattttagtctagtatactttattaatgTACAGCTGTGAACCAATTGATCTTTCTATATACGCAACACCTCCTCGTATCATGAAGAAACGTAGATAAACttgtaatgtattttctatacTTTAATAGACAATTAAAGGATGTAgtctaaaatacattttaacctCCAGAACTAACTGCCGCCGTCATTTCATTTGGAAGTCCTGGTATTTTAGAAAGCTGTATTTCACAATTTCGTTGACCCAAATTAGAAACCATCAAAAGCGAGCCTATTGCACCCCATCTTAGAATCACAAGAGCGTCATCAATACGTTTTATCTGGAATTAATAATGTCgcgttatttataaattatataaatatatatctatgtcgtttataaacttattatttatttgaattggtAGTATTACTTAAGACGCCTCTACAGGTGAGCTTCCCCTGTTCTACGAAAAACACATTGACGATATTATACTCTCACCCTccattatatatgaaaaacgaaaaataatgaaaatggaaGAGACcactcgaaagcgataaggccgccagtggCTCTcgttttcatttaactatgttcaattattatattgtaatgtaaagaagtgttaataaataatataaaattatgcacTTTCAAAATACGATCCCTATCGTccaatacaaaacaattagatctgaacaaaaaagaaatggaaaaatatcTAAGAGGCTTTAATCCTAGAACTAATAATAGAccacaaaaaatatcttaatttttacaattacaaccacaataatattcatattatgaaACTATTATAgaagaaaaaaactattaaatattctcAAAGACTGCGATTAACAATAGGTTGCGAATCAGCcggagaaaatattaaacaaattacttcATAATGTGGACCAAAATCTGGCGATTTTCTAAGCACAGCTACCGCTCTCACAACTCCAAAGTGACTTTGTTCGTTTGCGAATTCTATTTTAGCATTCGCATATCTATAATTTGGTGCAAGTGTTAGCCAGCTTTCACCACTTGTAAATCCTGCTGATGGAGAATCATCCCATGGAAAGGGTGCAGCAAAAGGCCTTGCTAGTATAGGCCAACATTTATTCGTTGTTGCCCATTCCAATAACGTGTCAGCGGCACCGAGTTCATCACCTTGTTGTATAATGGTAGATCCCGGTaagaataaagatataataatgattGCATCTACGAATGCGCTGCCATAACGCGAGAAAATCCGATTTTCCGAATTGGAtgtctgaaaaaatatttatggaaatTCATATGTTAaagacaagttttttttatattatttataagtgtcTTTCTGataagcaaaataaataacttttaacgtATATAGCGTGTTGTATTTAACGTAAATATCCAATGACCAAACGAACATATTCCCCGAACGACATGGCTATATTTTGGAGGCTTATGCTAGATTAAAACTGACAAGAACAGGGAACTCACGCGCCACGTGGGGGTCATATCTTGTGGGCAGTACACGAGCTCAGTATGTAAAGCTACAGCCAAAGATGGCGATGTTCTCACCGGGCCAGTTAAGGCATTACTTATTATAGTGACACTGTCATCGTAGTACTTTGATGCGGTTTCTATTTCGAACGCtgtatcaattaaaattattctgaaAACAGATGAATAATTAatggaatatttaattaagcgtattttaaatgcttttatgAGCCTATCCATTACGTACGTCTGAAATTTGCTTGTCACTGTctgaatatttgtttttatagaacagggggcaaacgggcagatagaacctgatgttaagtgataccgcagcccatggacactctcgatgctaaagGGCTCGcattgccggtcttttaagaatttgtacgctcttttcattactttatatatttcaatttaactaACAATATTGTTCTTACGGCTTCTCAATATTAGCAGCTCTGGTACAACTGCGAGCGTATACAGCCATTTTTTGCACGAAATTGACACCACATTCGTGATTAATGGTAAAATCGGGACTGAGTACAAGTCCCGCAAAGCCTCGTTGAAGCCAAATACATTGAGCTCTTCTAAAAGCTTCCGTCACACCGTCTGAGCAGAGGTTTAGTAGAGTTTCGTTATTAATAGAAGCGTAATAAGAGTTTCTGATGTCATTCCACACCCAGTCGACGCCATCAAGCTATAAGCAATTACggaatcatatatatttattatatcatacatTTCGTTACTTtcaacatatacataaaaacaggTTACTGGctttatcttattaaaatgCAATTGGGTAGTTCTAAAGACAAGGAGACAGCAAGGGAATGGAATTTGACTGGTTTACAAATAGTATGAAGACAAAAAATTAACCTTTGGGTCGG contains:
- the LOC111004486 gene encoding maltase 1, coding for MWLVVIMSVMLAKTVSAGWNNTIYYKVLVDSFKDSDGDGLGDLIGATKQLSYIGAVGADAVILSPINAKSPDCDHPGTVGFTEIDQRYGDEDSLTKLIEKSRKLDLKMLVSVDVRSISTLSECFNLSAARTLGFEDWVLWQDTPADPKLDGVDWVWNDIRNSYYASINNETLLNLCSDGVTEAFRRAQCIWLQRGFAGLVLSPDFTINHECGVNFVQKMAVYARSCTRAANIEKPIILIDTAFEIETASKYYDDSVTIISNALTGPVRTSPSLAVALHTELVYCPQDMTPTWRTSNSENRIFSRYGSAFVDAIIIISLFLPGSTIIQQGDELGAADTLLEWATTNKCWPILARPFAAPFPWDDSPSAGFTSGESWLTLAPNYRYANAKIEFANEQSHFGVVRAVAVLRKSPDFGPHYEIKRIDDALVILRWGAIGSLLMVSNLGQRNCEIQLSKIPGLPNEMTAAVSSGGSSSSTGVNINMNKLLKLVPGETILMAGPPRHCGGPGPVDKIANKLSEGWQKINKYFSV